Proteins from one bacterium genomic window:
- a CDS encoding transcription termination/antitermination NusG family protein — MSAWHVIKSSGRDTRADFYLRRAGLRTYRPLEHRYFIDRRTQAQKFREKSLMPGYIFVRLDNIADIARIRNAIGVSYILGNWEGERFVPAEIPGEWVENLEKAGPLIVGKKVAYRKGDKIRLIINKISDMILECEGVDGRGRVMVGVEMLGKRQIVRVDPERVELAG, encoded by the coding sequence ATGAGCGCATGGCACGTCATCAAAAGCAGCGGGCGCGACACGCGAGCGGATTTCTACCTTCGTCGCGCCGGCCTGCGGACATATCGGCCGCTCGAGCATCGCTATTTCATTGATCGGCGGACGCAAGCGCAGAAATTCCGCGAGAAATCGCTGATGCCGGGGTATATCTTCGTACGGCTCGACAATATAGCGGATATAGCGCGCATTCGAAACGCGATCGGCGTCTCCTACATCCTCGGCAATTGGGAAGGAGAGCGGTTCGTGCCGGCAGAAATACCGGGAGAATGGGTAGAAAACCTCGAAAAAGCTGGTCCGTTAATTGTGGGCAAAAAGGTCGCGTATCGCAAGGGAGATAAAATAAGGCTTATTATCAATAAGATAAGCGATATGATTTTGGAATGCGAAGGGGTTGACGGCCGAGGGCGCGTTATGGTAGGGGTTGAGATGCTCGGGAAGCGGCAAATCGTTCGCGTCGATCCTGAGCGGGTAGAGCTGGCGGGCTAA